Below is a genomic region from Brassica rapa cultivar Chiifu-401-42 chromosome A08, CAAS_Brap_v3.01, whole genome shotgun sequence.
GATCTTTCCGCCGCCGAGCACCGCGACGCCGAAACCGCGCTTCGTAGGCCCCGGGATGGGAGGGATCTGTCCGAGTTTGTTACCGGAGGCGTCGAAAACTTCCCAGAAGACGTCTCTTCCGCACTCGCTTTCCATCAGAACGCACATAAACTCCTCCACCGTTCCGGTCAACTCTCGTACGGATGCGAAATGCTCGCTCCTGAGGAATGTCCTCCATCGCCGGCAGACCTGGGATATGGTACGGAAGTTTGAGCGTGGGGTTCGCGAGAGGCAGAGCTCCGCCGCGTCGTCTGTTAAGCCGGGGATTAACGACGATGGTGACGAGTCCATTTTTAATTGTCCACCACGATTTGGATTAGTCGCTTATTACACGAAATTAGTTATGTTCAAAAGTTGTTATAAATAAACTGActgttgaaaaaaataatattataggaTAAAACTGATAACGATATCATTAATTTATCCATCTCCCTTGCACTGTTTTAATATCAGGATCTTGTTAAActaatcatattttaattaaactgTTTACTTTTCAAAGAAAGTGACATGTTCAATTTACAAACCAATCCGCAAAAATAAACTGATTATTAATTTTACTGATAGAAATTACAAATAACATTCGCCTTAAGGTTTTGTATTGGTTAATTAATAATCTTAAATAAAGTAGTAAATCAAAGCTTTGGTAATCCAAAAACTAATCTTCATtaagtgttttaaaattttggttacaTGTCTTACAGAAAGTGAACAAAATGTACCAAGCGCTGTAACACGAAGTGATAATGGTAACTACAAGTCTATAAGGATCAAGACGAGGTTCCCTTCTTTGACTTCGCTGCCAACTGAGTCTCCGGCTGCAATGAGGTTATGAGAAAAAGAATGAACAACGCTGATGGTGAAAAATTAGGATTACAACGAGTGCAATGAGATGAAGATAAATTACCTCTTTCTTCACAGGCTCCTCTTTCTCTGAAAGAATCAACTCAATGTGACATGGGTTTGACATGTAAGctgcaaaaataaagagtcAGCACTGTTAACGAAATAGAAGTTGAAAAAGAGAGTAGCGTAAGAAAGAACATACGGTTGATTCTTCCGTGAGCACGGTATGTTCTCCGCCTCTGTTTTGCTGCTTGGTTCACTTGGATGTGTGATATGAAAAGGGCATCTACATCCAAACCTTTCACCTGATAATTAAATGGTTTTATAGTAATTGAACATAAGCACAATACTAATATAAAAAGTATAAACGGTAATGAAGTGGATAGTCAGTCACCTCAGCATTGCTCTCAGCATTCTTGAGAAGATCAAGAACGAACTGAGCAGATTTAGCAGGCCAACGACCTTGACCGTTTGAATGTCTGTTTTTTGCTTGAGCAGTACGTCCAACACCGCGGCAGAAACGTGTGAAGGGGATAGCTTGCTTGTGAGCTATCACATCTTCCAAGTACCTTTTCGCCTTGTTCAACGGTAGCTTTCTTATCGCATGCGCTGTCTCCCTAGTGTTCTGTTCACAAATTAACAAAACTATCAGATTAATCCAAATGACgcatcattttaaaaaaaacaagtgtagctacaaacaaaaaaaaaagaatgaatgCTATACTCCACAATACTTGTAGATCAAAAGCTAAAATATACCATCATGAACTGAACCAATCAGATATAAAAAGAAACGTAGGTTCACCCAAACACGATGACCAATTCGATTTCCCTGACATTTACGTGAGGTCTGCTATGTACAAAACAGAACCCTGCTTTTTGTTAATCAGGTTTGGTCTTATTACAAACTTCTCCCCTATGAACACTAATCTGATTCATTtcccaaaagaaaaaagtttgCCTAATGAAAAACATGGTCTAGTCTACAATGTACCATCATGAACTGAACCCAACAGATATTATAAGAAACGTAGGTTCACCCAAACACGATGACCAATTCGATTTTCCTGACATTTACGTGAACTCTGTTACGTACAAAACAGAGCCCTGCTTTTTGTTATTCAGGTGTGTTGTTATTACAAGCGTATGCCCCAAGAAACATTAATCTTATTCATTTCCAAGCTTGGCAAAAGAACTTTACCTTGAAGTGGACCCTGAGATCGGCTCCTCTTGCCTTGCAAGC
It encodes:
- the LOC103835398 gene encoding 60S ribosomal protein L17-1 codes for the protein MSVFFKSLVHQIFSLAVMVKYSQEPDNTTKSCKARGADLRVHFKNTRETAHAIRKLPLNKAKRYLEDVIAHKQAIPFTRFCRGVGRTAQAKNRHSNGQGRWPAKSAQFVLDLLKNAESNAEVKGLDVDALFISHIQVNQAAKQRRRTYRAHGRINPYMSNPCHIELILSEKEEPVKKEPETQLAAKSKKGTSS